From the Kitasatospora viridis genome, one window contains:
- a CDS encoding bifunctional glycosyltransferase family 2/GtrA family protein, producing the protein MTDSELLLDPTGLTIVQTVEVVVPVHNEERVLARSVRRLHGYLEQTFPYPFRITIADNASTDRTWEVARGLAEELSGVTAVHLELKGRGRALRRVWSESSADVVAYMDVDLSTGLDAFLPLVAPLLTGHSDLAIGTRLHRGSAVVRGAKRELVSRGYNALLRTTMAASFSDAQCGFKAVRTELVRPLLAEVEDEAWFFDTELLLLAERAGLRIHEVPVDWVDDPDSRVDVLRTALDDLRGMARMARASFRRRPALPGRPRPGAPGRGLVRQLASFAVIGFVGTVSYLLLYLWLRGAMPALAANFLAQAVTAVASTTLNRRFTFGVRGGQDALRHQLQGGAAFVIGVVLSSGAIGLLAATEPHASHGVELATLVVANACATAARFTLMRLWVFRPAR; encoded by the coding sequence ATGACGGACTCCGAGCTGCTCCTGGACCCGACCGGTCTGACGATCGTTCAGACGGTCGAGGTGGTCGTGCCGGTCCACAACGAGGAGCGCGTGCTGGCCCGCAGCGTGCGCCGCCTGCACGGCTACCTGGAGCAGACCTTCCCGTACCCGTTCCGGATCACCATCGCCGACAACGCCAGCACCGACCGCACCTGGGAGGTGGCCCGCGGGCTCGCCGAGGAGCTGTCCGGGGTGACGGCGGTGCACCTGGAGCTCAAGGGCCGCGGCCGGGCGCTGCGCCGGGTCTGGAGCGAGAGCTCGGCGGACGTGGTGGCCTACATGGACGTGGACCTCTCCACCGGCCTGGACGCCTTCCTGCCGCTGGTCGCCCCGCTGCTCACCGGCCACAGCGACCTGGCGATCGGCACCCGGCTGCACCGCGGCTCGGCGGTGGTGCGCGGGGCCAAGCGCGAGCTGGTCTCGCGCGGCTACAACGCCCTGCTGCGCACCACCATGGCGGCCTCCTTCAGCGACGCCCAGTGCGGGTTCAAGGCGGTCCGCACCGAGCTGGTCCGGCCGCTGCTGGCCGAGGTCGAGGACGAGGCCTGGTTCTTCGACACCGAACTGCTGCTGCTGGCCGAACGGGCCGGGCTGCGGATCCACGAGGTGCCGGTGGACTGGGTCGACGACCCGGACAGCCGGGTGGACGTGCTGCGCACCGCGCTGGACGACCTGCGGGGGATGGCCCGGATGGCCCGGGCCTCGTTCCGCCGCCGCCCCGCACTGCCGGGCCGGCCGCGGCCCGGCGCGCCGGGGCGGGGCCTGGTCCGGCAGTTGGCCAGCTTCGCCGTGATCGGCTTCGTCGGCACCGTGTCCTACCTGCTGCTCTACCTCTGGCTGCGCGGGGCGATGCCCGCGCTGGCCGCCAACTTCCTGGCCCAGGCGGTGACCGCGGTGGCCAGCACCACCCTCAACCGCCGCTTCACCTTCGGCGTGCGCGGCGGGCAGGACGCGCTGCGCCACCAGCTCCAGGGCGGGGCCGCGTTCGTGATCGGCGTGGTGCTGAGCAGCGGGGCGATCGGGCTGCTCGCCGCGACCGAGCCGCACGCCTCGCACGGCGTCGAGCTGGCCACCCTGGTGGTGGCCAACGCCTGCGCGACGGCGGCGCGGTTCACGCTGATGCGGTTGTGGGTGTTCCGGCCGGCACGCTGA
- a CDS encoding alpha/beta fold hydrolase yields MRDAQVTPGGDRIRWIDIPGDAGRPARVYLHGLGASAGPYFTAAAVHPLLAGPRSLLLDLLGFGISDRPTDFGYTLEDHADAVATALRAADVGPVDLVGHSMGGAVAIVLAARHPELVARLVLVDANLDPVPLDPPRPGSSGIAAHTEEEFLAGGWRTVRDRVGPHWWSTMRLAGRAALHRTAVHLARGTTPTMRELLLDLPVPRHYLRPAADGPLPGEPELLAAGVAVVPVPDCGHNIMLDNPQAFAEATARALRVS; encoded by the coding sequence ATGCGCGACGCCCAGGTGACGCCCGGGGGAGACCGGATCCGCTGGATCGACATCCCGGGGGACGCGGGGCGGCCCGCCCGGGTCTACCTGCACGGACTCGGCGCGAGCGCCGGCCCGTACTTCACCGCGGCGGCGGTCCACCCGCTGCTCGCCGGGCCGCGCTCGCTGCTGCTGGACCTGCTCGGCTTCGGCATCAGCGACCGCCCGACCGACTTCGGCTACACGCTGGAGGACCACGCGGACGCGGTGGCCACGGCGCTGCGGGCGGCGGACGTCGGCCCGGTCGACCTGGTGGGGCACAGCATGGGCGGGGCGGTGGCCATCGTGCTCGCCGCCCGGCACCCGGAGCTGGTGGCCCGGCTGGTGCTGGTGGACGCCAACCTGGACCCGGTCCCGCTCGACCCGCCCCGCCCCGGCTCCAGCGGCATCGCCGCCCACACCGAGGAGGAGTTCCTGGCCGGCGGCTGGCGCACGGTCCGCGACCGGGTCGGCCCGCACTGGTGGTCCACCATGCGGCTGGCCGGCCGCGCGGCGCTGCACCGCACCGCCGTGCACCTGGCCCGCGGCACCACCCCGACCATGCGCGAGCTGCTGCTCGACCTCCCGGTCCCCCGCCACTACCTGCGCCCGGCCGCCGACGGCCCGCTGCCCGGGGAGCCGGAGCTGCTGGCGGCCGGCGTCGCCGTGGTGCCGGTGCCGGACTGCGGCCACAACATCATGCTGGACAACCCGCAGGCCTTCGCCGAGGCCACCGCCCGGGCGCTGCGGGTAAGTTGA
- a CDS encoding PadR family transcriptional regulator, translated as MLELAILGYLYDQPLHGYELRRRVAQLTGHVRPISDGTLYPAIKRLEQAGWLGRQTEPGTRAAPRHVLTLTEPGRAELRRRLREAEGTALTDENHWFTVLAFLRHLTAPAEQAAVLRRRLAFLSEPSSFFHQGERPLGAEELDDPFRRGVLLIARATSETELAWLADTLESLDAR; from the coding sequence ATGTTGGAGTTGGCGATCCTCGGATACCTGTACGACCAGCCGCTGCACGGCTACGAGCTGCGCCGCCGGGTCGCGCAGCTCACCGGGCACGTCCGCCCGATCTCCGACGGCACGCTCTACCCGGCGATCAAGCGCCTGGAACAGGCCGGCTGGCTGGGCCGGCAGACCGAGCCCGGCACCCGCGCGGCCCCCCGCCACGTGCTCACCCTCACCGAGCCGGGCCGCGCCGAACTGCGCCGCCGGCTGCGCGAGGCCGAGGGCACGGCGCTCACCGACGAGAACCACTGGTTCACCGTGCTCGCCTTCCTGCGCCACCTCACCGCCCCCGCCGAGCAGGCCGCCGTGCTGCGCCGCCGGCTGGCCTTCCTCAGCGAGCCCAGCAGCTTCTTCCACCAGGGCGAGCGCCCGCTCGGCGCCGAGGAGTTGGACGACCCGTTCCGCCGCGGCGTGCTGCTCATCGCCCGGGCCACCAGCGAGACCGAACTCGCCTGGCTGGCCGACACCCTGGAGTCACTCGACGCGCGGTGA
- a CDS encoding nuclear transport factor 2 family protein: MSELDRLIDRAALVDAVTAIFDTVDAKDWDAAERLFTPKLHADFTSLAGGEPAEITNVQLVGGWRVGLHARKESFHLAAHHRVTVDGDTAHVHVKGYAYNALDAELGGAVWEVWGTYEIPFTRTADGWLATGLTFNATRTRGDAAVRTHTLD; encoded by the coding sequence ATGAGCGAGCTGGACCGTCTGATCGACCGCGCCGCCCTGGTCGACGCGGTGACCGCCATCTTCGACACGGTCGACGCCAAGGACTGGGACGCCGCGGAGCGGCTCTTCACCCCGAAGCTGCACGCCGACTTCACCAGCCTGGCCGGCGGCGAGCCCGCCGAGATCACCAACGTCCAGCTGGTGGGCGGCTGGCGGGTCGGCCTGCACGCCCGCAAGGAGAGCTTCCACCTGGCCGCCCACCACCGGGTCACCGTCGACGGCGACACCGCCCACGTGCACGTCAAGGGCTACGCCTACAACGCGCTGGACGCCGAACTCGGCGGCGCCGTCTGGGAGGTGTGGGGCACCTACGAGATCCCCTTCACCCGCACCGCCGACGGCTGGCTGGCCACCGGGCTCACCTTCAACGCCACCCGCACCCGGGGCGACGCGGCGGTCCGCACCCACACCCTCGACTGA
- a CDS encoding nuclear transport factor 2 family protein: MNTTTLTDLVTRYLAVWAEPDAARRAAAVAELWAPDAVQLTEEAEFAGHSALTGRVAEAQHAFCAERGWAVTAADDARAHHDCAAFTIQLEQAGERLWAARVFLLLAEDGRIRRDHHLTVQDLQVG, from the coding sequence GTGAACACCACCACCCTGACCGACCTCGTCACCCGCTACCTGGCCGTCTGGGCCGAGCCGGACGCCGCCCGCCGGGCCGCCGCCGTCGCCGAACTCTGGGCCCCCGACGCGGTGCAGCTCACCGAGGAGGCCGAGTTCGCCGGCCACTCGGCGCTCACCGGGCGGGTCGCCGAGGCCCAGCATGCCTTCTGCGCCGAGCGCGGCTGGGCGGTGACCGCCGCCGACGACGCCCGCGCCCACCACGACTGCGCCGCCTTCACCATCCAGCTGGAGCAGGCCGGCGAGCGGCTCTGGGCCGCCCGGGTCTTCCTGCTGCTCGCCGAGGACGGCCGGATCCGCCGCGACCACCACCTGACGGTCCAGGACCTGCAGGTGGGTTGA
- a CDS encoding MerR family transcriptional regulator has protein sequence MSGMLLPIGDFARATLLTVKTLRHYHQAGLLEPADIDPRTGYRRYTAEQIPAAQVIRRLRDLGMPLEQVRGVLTAPGPNARADLLANHLARLEGELDRTRLAVTALRDLLDGPPQGEVEVRGVPATRALAIREVVDASGAGLWLQGALGELYAVLEAQGAAADGPPGGVYADEVFTHHRGEATVYLPCPAGLRPAGRVVETVLPAVELAVITHAGPPEENDRAYGMLAAHVARHALAVAGPVREHYLVGRRETADRSRWRTEIGWPVFATGRSPRVE, from the coding sequence ATGAGCGGCATGCTGCTGCCGATCGGTGACTTCGCCCGGGCCACCCTGCTGACCGTCAAGACGCTGCGCCACTACCACCAGGCCGGACTGCTGGAGCCGGCCGACATCGACCCGCGCACCGGCTACCGGCGCTACACCGCCGAGCAGATCCCGGCGGCCCAGGTGATCCGGCGGCTGCGCGACCTGGGGATGCCGCTGGAGCAGGTGCGGGGAGTGCTGACTGCGCCCGGGCCGAACGCCAGGGCCGACCTGCTCGCCAATCACCTGGCCCGGCTGGAGGGCGAGTTGGACCGCACCCGACTGGCCGTCACGGCGCTGCGGGACCTGCTGGACGGCCCGCCGCAGGGGGAGGTGGAGGTGCGCGGCGTGCCGGCGACCAGGGCGCTGGCGATCCGCGAGGTGGTGGACGCGAGTGGGGCCGGGCTCTGGCTGCAGGGCGCGCTGGGCGAGTTGTACGCGGTGCTGGAGGCGCAGGGCGCCGCCGCGGACGGTCCGCCCGGCGGGGTCTACGCCGACGAGGTCTTCACCCACCACCGCGGGGAGGCCACGGTGTACCTGCCGTGTCCGGCGGGTCTGCGGCCGGCCGGGCGGGTGGTCGAAACGGTGCTGCCCGCCGTCGAGTTGGCGGTGATCACGCACGCCGGGCCGCCGGAGGAGAACGACCGGGCCTACGGCATGCTGGCCGCCCACGTCGCCCGGCACGCGCTGGCGGTGGCCGGGCCGGTGCGCGAGCACTACCTGGTGGGGCGGCGGGAGACGGCGGACCGCTCGCGCTGGCGGACCGAGATCGGCTGGCCGGTCTTCGCCACCGGGCGGTCACCGCGCGTCGAGTGA